The Spirochaetota bacterium genome includes a region encoding these proteins:
- a CDS encoding MarR family transcriptional regulator, whose translation MNYRNENNIHLLDEQTQRLRYLIREMHDCCQDRMLYESNKFNLPQSELRCLMLFKGEKNLTAKEIAHKMDVAKSRVTKIITSLLKKGLVERIDDPKDGRIKLISITTKGEKKIGEMESFIIEIHEKLMLQLEPDVRERILENLEILRVAMEFVKGTFA comes from the coding sequence ATGAACTACAGGAATGAGAATAACATCCATTTACTGGATGAACAGACTCAGAGATTGCGCTATCTAATCAGAGAGATGCACGATTGTTGTCAGGATAGAATGCTATATGAATCCAATAAATTCAACCTTCCTCAGTCAGAACTAAGATGTCTAATGCTCTTTAAAGGTGAAAAAAATCTTACAGCCAAGGAAATTGCTCATAAAATGGATGTTGCCAAGAGCAGGGTAACCAAAATTATTACTTCATTATTGAAAAAGGGATTAGTTGAGCGGATTGATGATCCGAAGGATGGCAGAATAAAGCTGATAAGCATTACTACAAAGGGAGAAAAAAAAATAGGCGAGATGGAATCATTCATAATAGAGATTCATGAGAAACTTATGCTGCAGTTGGAGCCTGATGTAAGGGAGCGCATACTTGAAAATTTAGAGATTCTTAGAGTTGCGATGGAATTTGTAAAGGGGACTTTTGCCTAG
- the argC gene encoding N-acetyl-gamma-glutamyl-phosphate reductase has protein sequence MKRALIIGATGFGGLGLIEILLRHPGIEIKQLIARSDINIPVCEVFPHLMGFCDVTVEGIEMIDYSSIDIAFFSTPDRAGMTLISEFFERGIPVIDFSGDFRFSTTEEYASYARFKGMEGEHLSSSILKHSVYGLPEIYADRIRKARVVGNPGCLAISMILGLLPAVKMGIIDSDTIICDGKTGVSGAGKNPGHANFYPQRYENVNTYREGRHQHIIEVEGILSSISNNPIRILFVPQIVPLNRGILTTMYADLKEKYNTERLIKIYKDYYVGKPFVFISDKSPNTTDVRGTNRCIIRPMVDERTGKLLVTSVIDNLVKGQSGNAVQNANLILGFDEGLGLDNIAFYP, from the coding sequence GCATTAATTATTGGAGCCACAGGATTCGGCGGTCTTGGACTAATAGAGATACTCCTTCGACACCCTGGGATTGAGATAAAACAGCTTATCGCAAGGAGCGATATCAATATCCCGGTGTGTGAAGTTTTTCCTCATCTCATGGGATTCTGTGATGTGACAGTTGAGGGCATTGAGATGATCGACTATTCGAGTATTGATATTGCTTTCTTCTCCACACCAGACAGGGCCGGTATGACGCTTATAAGCGAATTCTTTGAGAGGGGCATTCCGGTAATAGACTTTAGCGGAGATTTTAGATTTAGCACCACTGAGGAGTATGCATCCTATGCTAGATTTAAGGGGATGGAAGGGGAGCATCTCTCGTCGTCTATCCTTAAGCACTCTGTCTATGGTCTGCCTGAGATCTATGCTGATAGAATAAGGAAGGCGAGGGTGGTTGGGAATCCAGGTTGTCTCGCCATATCAATGATACTTGGGCTTCTGCCAGCTGTGAAGATGGGTATTATAGATTCCGATACAATTATTTGTGATGGGAAGACAGGGGTTTCTGGAGCCGGGAAGAATCCCGGTCACGCCAACTTCTATCCTCAGCGATACGAAAACGTCAATACCTATAGGGAAGGGAGGCATCAGCATATAATTGAGGTAGAAGGCATCCTTAGCAGCATAAGCAATAATCCCATAAGGATTCTATTCGTTCCACAGATCGTGCCTCTGAATAGAGGAATATTAACCACAATGTATGCTGACTTAAAGGAAAAGTATAATACGGAAAGGCTTATCAAAATTTACAAGGACTATTATGTTGGCAAGCCCTTTGTATTTATTTCGGATAAATCACCAAACACCACAGATGTCAGAGGCACGAACAGGTGTATAATCCGTCCAATGGTGGATGAGAGAACAGGGAAGCTCCTCGTTACCTCTGTGATTGACAACCTTGTAAAGGGACAATCAGGGAATGCAGTTCAGAACGCAAATCTAATCCTCGGATTCGATGAAGGCCTTGGGCTTGATAATATTGCCTTCTATCCATAA